A single window of Desulfovibrio psychrotolerans DNA harbors:
- a CDS encoding ABC transporter ATP-binding protein, with translation MSLVQLKDLTKTFGGLVAVNDVSFNVEKDSIVGLIGPNGAGKTTVFNLITGNYVPDTGEVLFDGKNVVGMRTNRIVQMGIARTFQTIRLFQNMSALENVLSGCHCRMRSGVFSAMFRPPWQKREETAAVKRAMSELHFVGLEEQWNNAAKNLSYGKQRLLEIARALATQPRFIILDEPAGGMNDQETQELIELIKAVRDRGITVLLIEHDMSLVMKVCEHLVVLEYGAVIAQGVPAEIKNNPRVIEAYLGTDDGML, from the coding sequence ATGAGCCTTGTACAGCTTAAGGACCTTACCAAAACCTTCGGCGGGCTGGTGGCGGTGAACGATGTGTCGTTCAATGTGGAGAAAGACTCTATCGTGGGGCTTATCGGGCCCAACGGGGCGGGCAAGACCACCGTGTTCAACCTGATAACGGGCAACTATGTCCCGGATACGGGCGAAGTGCTGTTTGACGGAAAAAACGTGGTGGGCATGCGCACCAACCGCATTGTGCAGATGGGCATTGCCCGCACGTTCCAGACCATCCGGCTGTTCCAGAATATGAGCGCGCTGGAAAACGTGCTCTCAGGCTGCCACTGCCGCATGCGTTCCGGCGTGTTCTCCGCCATGTTCCGCCCCCCGTGGCAAAAGCGGGAAGAGACGGCTGCGGTAAAGCGTGCCATGAGCGAGCTGCACTTCGTGGGACTGGAGGAACAGTGGAATAACGCCGCCAAGAACCTGTCCTACGGCAAGCAGAGGCTGCTGGAAATCGCCCGCGCCCTTGCCACCCAGCCCAGATTCATCATTCTGGACGAACCAGCCGGGGGCATGAATGATCAGGAAACGCAGGAACTCATAGAGCTTATCAAGGCGGTGCGCGACAGGGGCATTACCGTGCTGCTCATTGAGCACGATATGAGTCTGGTGATGAAGGTGTGCGAGCATCTGGTGGTGCTGGAATACGGAGCCGTCATCGCGCAGGGTGTGCCTGCTGAGATAAAGAACAACCCCCGCGTCATAGAGGCATACCTCGGCACGGACGACGGTATGCTCTAG
- a CDS encoding PaaI family thioesterase — translation MNDYLTAVMRDTQDVNPVLNHLGIRVEQAENGTARLRLDASEHVAQGAGMTAGGIIATLLDEAMAHAVLSALNGHTRTATIDMHVQYLSGVRPGTVLHAEAQVVKNGSSIAFVRAQATTPQGKVAATATASFFLS, via the coding sequence ATGAATGACTACCTTACCGCGGTGATGCGGGATACGCAGGACGTGAACCCCGTGCTCAACCATCTGGGCATACGCGTGGAGCAGGCGGAAAACGGCACCGCACGGCTGCGGCTGGACGCATCTGAGCATGTGGCGCAGGGCGCGGGCATGACGGCGGGGGGCATTATCGCCACGCTTCTGGACGAGGCCATGGCCCATGCCGTGCTCTCTGCCCTGAACGGGCACACCCGCACCGCCACCATAGACATGCATGTGCAGTACCTTTCCGGGGTGCGCCCCGGCACGGTGCTGCACGCCGAGGCGCAGGTGGTGAAAAACGGGAGCAGCATTGCCTTTGTGCGGGCGCAGGCCACCACCCCGCAGGGCAAGGTGGCTGCCACCGCCACGGCATCGTTCTTTCTGAGCTGA
- a CDS encoding branched-chain amino acid ABC transporter permease — translation MEEFFQQLTNGLAVGGIYALIALGYTMVYGVLKLINFAHGDLFTIGAFLGLTLLTTLGLSDHLGALAGVIALALMVMILVGLIGFLLERTAYRPLRTSPRLSAVVSALGASIFFQNAVMLIWGARPLVYPHSILPRTAVSLFGMEVPVVRIIMFATSVVLMLGLYYLTHKTKTGTAIRAAAIDQDAAKLMGIDVNRVIALVFCIGPALGGAAGVMVGLYYGQISFTMGWLYGLKAFTAAILGGIGNIPGAMLGGLLLGVIEALGAAYISIAWKDAISFLVLILILIVRPTGLLGERVANKV, via the coding sequence ATGGAAGAGTTTTTTCAGCAATTGACCAATGGTCTTGCGGTGGGCGGCATATACGCCCTTATCGCCCTAGGCTACACCATGGTGTATGGTGTGCTCAAACTCATAAATTTCGCCCATGGCGACCTGTTCACCATCGGAGCCTTTCTGGGCCTCACGCTGCTTACCACGCTGGGGCTTTCCGATCATCTGGGAGCCCTCGCGGGGGTTATCGCACTGGCCCTTATGGTCATGATTCTGGTCGGGCTGATAGGGTTTCTGCTTGAGCGCACGGCCTACCGCCCGCTGCGCACCTCGCCGCGCCTTTCCGCGGTGGTGAGCGCACTGGGCGCTTCCATCTTCTTCCAGAACGCGGTCATGCTCATCTGGGGAGCCCGTCCGCTTGTGTATCCGCACTCCATTCTGCCCCGAACCGCAGTCTCGCTGTTCGGCATGGAGGTGCCCGTGGTCCGCATCATCATGTTCGCCACCTCCGTGGTGCTGATGCTGGGCCTCTATTACCTGACCCACAAGACCAAGACCGGCACGGCAATCCGCGCGGCGGCCATTGATCAGGACGCCGCAAAGCTCATGGGCATAGACGTGAACCGCGTCATCGCGCTTGTGTTCTGCATCGGTCCTGCCCTGGGCGGTGCGGCGGGTGTAATGGTCGGGCTGTACTACGGTCAGATAAGCTTCACCATGGGCTGGCTTTACGGGCTAAAGGCCTTCACCGCCGCCATCCTCGGCGGCATAGGCAATATTCCCGGTGCCATGCTGGGCGGGCTTCTGCTGGGTGTCATAGAGGCACTGGGGGCGGCCTACATCTCCATTGCGTGGAAAGACGCCATCTCCTTTCTGGTGCTCATTCTCATTCTTATAGTCCGGCCCACCGGCCTGCTCGGTGAAAGGGTGGCGAACAAGGTATGA
- a CDS encoding ABC transporter ATP-binding protein: MLEIRNLYVNYGNVEALHGINITVNKGEIVTILGANGAGKSTTLNSICGLVRAVKGEILFKGEPLHTRPAHEIVKLGIAQSPEGRRVFSTLTVKENMMLGAFTIEDKALIKQNEEWIYSLFPRLEERRSQLAGTLSGGEQQMLAIGRALMANPRILLLDEPSLGLAPILVKSIFDTVRTINKHGVTVVLVEQNARAALKLANRGYVMEVGSVVMEDDAAALLRNPEIQNAYLGGGH; encoded by the coding sequence ATGCTCGAAATTCGGAACCTGTATGTGAATTACGGCAATGTGGAAGCCCTGCACGGTATTAATATTACCGTGAACAAGGGCGAGATTGTGACCATTCTGGGAGCCAACGGCGCAGGCAAGTCCACCACGCTCAACTCCATCTGCGGTCTGGTGCGCGCGGTGAAGGGAGAAATCCTGTTCAAGGGCGAACCGCTGCACACGCGTCCGGCGCATGAAATTGTGAAGCTCGGCATAGCTCAGTCGCCGGAAGGGCGGCGGGTGTTTTCCACGCTTACGGTCAAAGAGAACATGATGCTCGGTGCCTTTACCATAGAGGACAAGGCGCTCATCAAGCAGAACGAGGAATGGATATACAGTCTGTTTCCCCGGCTGGAGGAGCGGCGCAGCCAGCTTGCGGGCACCCTTTCCGGCGGGGAGCAGCAGATGCTGGCCATAGGCCGCGCGCTTATGGCCAACCCGCGTATCCTGCTGCTGGACGAACCGTCACTGGGCCTTGCGCCCATTCTGGTGAAGTCCATATTTGATACGGTGCGCACCATCAATAAGCACGGCGTAACCGTGGTGCTGGTGGAGCAGAACGCCCGTGCCGCGCTCAAGCTGGCCAACAGGGGCTACGTTATGGAAGTGGGCAGTGTGGTAATGGAAGACGATGCCGCCGCCCTGCTGCGCAACCCCGAAATTCAGAACGCCTACCTCGGCGGCGGGCACTGA
- a CDS encoding SlyX family protein, protein MKDLEERIAKLEETVYFQDTTIRELNQALVAQQFQLDEMEKRMLAMQTKLRELLPILDDGGTDDGPPPHYGSM, encoded by the coding sequence ATGAAGGATCTGGAAGAACGCATCGCCAAGCTGGAAGAGACGGTTTATTTTCAGGACACCACCATACGCGAACTGAATCAGGCCCTTGTGGCCCAGCAGTTCCAGCTGGATGAGATGGAGAAGAGGATGCTCGCCATGCAGACCAAGCTGCGTGAGCTGCTGCCCATCCTTGACGACGGCGGCACGGACGATGGCCCGCCGCCGCACTACGGTTCAATGTAG
- a CDS encoding DNA integrity scanning protein DisA nucleotide-binding domain protein: MSSAYRKLCIYHTLDGLREGLSHFSGPSRAALLLSLAPQDPIRVLDPQFLLDGHQPKLRELFLDCTAWRAACNAPEGLRPFELRPLQDPQLTGLLAFGGSNREVPLLMWFTEEHPDLCSKGPTLRWLEHAAAQLLLDLAASNDLRDGASGFVLQGYATHAVRDYIVDRRNELVGLDTHLRVYPTLDTILGISHTREEGAWPRGRLAFVEPALLRDIHFLASFPRMEQPSLANLRHCRKLMLAVESSDRALVSDGRTIVGITREPLPQGTILADFQGRHGFLFLDDEIIASFADGAFQSTNRKPNLVQLEEALLESSLGYDRQHELFRIVSGIVACAQERKHGCTIVLDLREAPRSLAGQTLHAPLNLTTAEGMDLACSFAKVDGALHIGRDAHLHGFACLLDGRAVPGENRARGARYNSAVRFTATNDELIVIVVSADRPVSIIQRGIELTARCAWTPLPGRVPTPPTLEEWLKLP, translated from the coding sequence GTGAGCAGCGCCTACAGAAAATTGTGCATCTACCATACGCTGGACGGCCTGCGCGAAGGCCTGAGCCATTTTTCCGGCCCAAGCCGCGCCGCCCTGCTGCTGTCGCTTGCTCCGCAGGACCCCATCCGCGTGCTGGACCCGCAGTTTCTGCTGGACGGGCACCAGCCCAAACTCCGGGAGCTGTTCCTTGACTGTACGGCATGGCGCGCCGCCTGCAACGCGCCGGAAGGTCTGCGCCCCTTTGAACTGCGCCCCCTGCAGGACCCGCAGCTCACCGGACTGCTGGCTTTTGGCGGCAGCAACCGTGAGGTGCCCCTGCTGATGTGGTTCACGGAGGAGCACCCGGATCTGTGCTCCAAAGGGCCCACGCTCCGCTGGCTGGAACACGCCGCCGCGCAGTTGCTGCTGGACCTTGCGGCAAGCAACGACCTGCGGGACGGGGCATCCGGATTTGTGCTGCAAGGGTATGCCACACACGCCGTGCGCGACTACATTGTTGACCGCCGCAACGAGCTGGTGGGGCTGGACACCCACCTGCGCGTCTACCCCACGCTGGACACCATACTCGGCATATCCCACACCAGAGAAGAAGGCGCATGGCCGCGTGGCAGGCTTGCCTTTGTGGAGCCTGCGTTGCTGCGCGACATACATTTTCTTGCCAGTTTTCCGCGCATGGAGCAGCCCTCTCTTGCCAACCTGCGGCACTGCCGCAAGCTGATGCTGGCCGTGGAATCGTCTGACCGTGCTCTGGTTTCTGATGGCAGGACCATTGTGGGCATTACGCGTGAACCGCTCCCGCAGGGCACCATTCTGGCGGACTTTCAGGGGCGGCACGGGTTCCTTTTTCTGGATGACGAGATTATCGCCTCTTTTGCGGACGGCGCGTTTCAGTCTACCAACCGCAAGCCCAACCTTGTTCAGCTGGAAGAGGCGTTGCTGGAATCCAGCCTTGGCTACGACAGGCAGCACGAGCTGTTCCGCATTGTCTCCGGCATTGTGGCGTGTGCGCAGGAACGCAAACACGGCTGCACCATTGTGCTGGACCTGCGCGAAGCCCCCCGCAGCCTTGCAGGGCAGACCCTGCATGCACCGCTGAACCTGACCACGGCAGAGGGCATGGACCTTGCCTGCTCCTTCGCCAAGGTGGACGGCGCGCTGCACATAGGACGCGACGCGCACCTGCACGGCTTTGCCTGCCTGCTGGACGGAAGGGCCGTTCCCGGCGAAAACCGCGCCCGCGGGGCGCGCTACAATTCCGCCGTGCGCTTTACAGCCACCAACGATGAACTTATTGTCATCGTGGTATCGGCGGACCGGCCCGTATCCATTATTCAGCGGGGCATAGAGCTTACCGCCCGGTGCGCGTGGACACCGTTGCCGGGAAGGGTGCCCACCCCGCCCACGCTGGAAGAATGGCTCAAGCTGCCATGA
- a CDS encoding EVE domain-containing protein → MPRYWLMKSEPGCFSIDDLKNAPGGISPWDGVRNYQARNFMRDDMRAGDKVLFYHSVTNPGVAGVAEVVRESYPDHTAWDPENNHFDPASTPESPRWFMVDVRFAHAFARPVTLREIRNTPGLEDMELLRKGSRLSVMPVTQEQFEIICALGG, encoded by the coding sequence ATGCCCCGTTACTGGCTTATGAAATCAGAACCCGGCTGTTTTTCCATAGACGACCTGAAGAACGCCCCGGGCGGCATTTCCCCGTGGGACGGTGTGCGCAACTATCAGGCCCGCAATTTTATGCGTGACGACATGCGCGCGGGCGACAAAGTGCTCTTTTACCACAGCGTCACCAATCCCGGCGTTGCGGGTGTGGCGGAAGTGGTGCGGGAGAGTTACCCGGACCACACGGCATGGGACCCGGAGAACAATCACTTTGACCCTGCATCCACCCCGGAATCGCCCCGTTGGTTCATGGTGGATGTGCGCTTTGCGCACGCCTTTGCACGCCCGGTGACGCTGCGTGAAATACGCAACACACCGGGGCTTGAGGATATGGAACTGCTCAGGAAGGGATCGCGCCTTTCTGTTATGCCGGTTACGCAGGAACAGTTTGAAATCATCTGCGCCCTTGGCGGCTGA
- a CDS encoding branched-chain amino acid ABC transporter permease, giving the protein MNTRTLALAAICLLFAALPSFMSSYWTDVLNNIGLYVVLALSLNLILGHAGLFHMGHAAFYAVGAYTTAILNTQFGMPVLYSMPLAGLLAGFFAMVVARPIIHLRGDYLLIVTIGIVEIVRIALVNDVFGLTGGANGIFGISRPTVFGFRLRKPEHFFYLIWGFATVTIFLMHRLENSRFGRALNYIKEDDVAAEGSGIDTAYYKLVAFVLGAFWAGMTGTLFAAKMTIISPESFSFWESVVLFTIVILGGMGSIRGVLVGAFLIIGLPELFRDLAMWRMLVFGAAMVLMMIFRTQGLIPPPPRKYDVVAYLKEAVGGAR; this is encoded by the coding sequence ATGAACACGCGCACACTTGCTCTTGCGGCCATCTGTCTGCTCTTTGCCGCGCTGCCGTCGTTCATGAGTTCCTACTGGACAGACGTGCTGAACAACATCGGCCTGTACGTGGTGCTGGCCCTCAGTCTGAACCTGATTCTCGGCCACGCAGGCCTGTTCCACATGGGCCATGCGGCGTTTTACGCTGTGGGGGCCTACACCACTGCCATTCTGAACACGCAGTTCGGTATGCCCGTGCTCTACAGTATGCCCCTTGCCGGATTGCTGGCAGGGTTTTTCGCCATGGTGGTGGCACGGCCCATCATTCACCTGCGGGGAGACTACCTGCTCATCGTCACCATAGGCATTGTGGAAATAGTTCGCATTGCGCTGGTGAACGATGTGTTCGGTCTTACAGGCGGGGCCAACGGCATCTTCGGCATTTCCCGGCCCACCGTGTTCGGGTTCCGGCTGCGCAAGCCGGAGCATTTTTTCTATCTCATCTGGGGCTTTGCAACCGTCACCATCTTCCTCATGCACAGGCTTGAGAACTCGCGCTTCGGGCGCGCGCTCAACTACATAAAGGAAGATGATGTCGCGGCAGAAGGTTCCGGCATAGACACCGCCTACTACAAGCTGGTGGCCTTTGTGCTCGGCGCGTTCTGGGCGGGCATGACCGGCACCCTGTTCGCCGCCAAAATGACCATCATCTCGCCGGAATCCTTTTCGTTCTGGGAATCGGTGGTGCTGTTCACCATCGTTATTCTGGGCGGCATGGGCTCAATCCGCGGTGTGCTGGTGGGCGCCTTTCTCATCATCGGGCTGCCGGAACTGTTCCGCGACCTCGCCATGTGGCGCATGCTGGTCTTCGGGGCAGCCATGGTGCTGATGATGATCTTCCGCACGCAGGGGCTCATTCCCCCGCCGCCGCGCAAGTATGACGTGGTTGCCTACCTGAAGGAAGCTGTGGGAGGTGCCCGGTAA